One segment of Dehalococcoidia bacterium DNA contains the following:
- the rny gene encoding ribonuclease Y produces MPEGVFIALFGLLGIVGGIFVGAVIQYWLTRNRMITAERNAARLLNEAERRYKEIVIEAREEAVKIKSQAEAELKEQRNEIQRLERRLLQKEETLERKLEALERREQALAQREAQLEELKARLQKLGEERQRELERIAGLSIPEARQLILAQVEQEVREEASRRAYELEQRIKEEAQERARKILVGVMQRLTTDVVSEATVSVVPLPSEDMKGRIIGREGRNIRTLEHLTGVDVIIDDTPDAVTLSSFDPVRREVARIALTKLMSDGRIHPARIEEMVERAWREVDAAIREAGEQAAIEANCPGLHPEIIKLLGRLKYRYSYGQNQLKHAVETAHLAALIAHELGADVQVARLGGLLHDIGKAVDHEMEGTHARIGADMARKYGLPEAVVHCIEAHHEEVEPSTVEAVITIVADALSGGRPGARRESLEQYLRRLEALEALAYSLPGVEKAYAIQAGREIRVIVKPEEIDDLGAFRLARDLSRKIQETLQYPGQIKVTVIREKRVVEYAR; encoded by the coding sequence ATGCCGGAAGGCGTGTTCATCGCCCTATTTGGCCTTCTCGGCATCGTGGGCGGCATCTTTGTGGGGGCTGTTATCCAATACTGGCTCACCAGGAACCGCATGATCACTGCCGAGCGCAATGCCGCCCGCCTCCTCAACGAGGCCGAGAGGCGCTACAAGGAGATCGTCATCGAGGCGCGGGAAGAGGCCGTCAAGATCAAGAGCCAGGCGGAGGCGGAGCTTAAGGAGCAACGCAACGAGATCCAGCGGCTGGAGAGGCGCCTCCTCCAGAAGGAGGAGACCCTGGAACGGAAGCTGGAGGCCCTGGAGCGGAGGGAGCAGGCCCTCGCCCAGCGGGAGGCACAGCTGGAGGAGCTGAAGGCCCGCCTCCAGAAGCTGGGAGAGGAGCGACAGCGGGAACTGGAGCGAATAGCAGGCCTAAGCATCCCCGAGGCCAGACAGCTCATCTTGGCGCAGGTGGAGCAGGAGGTGAGGGAGGAGGCCAGCCGCCGCGCCTATGAGCTGGAACAGCGCATAAAGGAGGAGGCCCAGGAGCGGGCGCGTAAGATCCTGGTGGGTGTCATGCAGCGCCTCACCACCGATGTGGTCTCCGAGGCCACCGTTTCGGTGGTCCCCCTCCCATCGGAGGACATGAAGGGGAGGATCATCGGGCGAGAGGGGCGCAACATCCGCACCCTGGAGCACCTCACAGGGGTGGACGTCATCATCGACGATACCCCTGACGCGGTCACCCTCTCCTCCTTCGATCCCGTGCGGCGGGAGGTGGCCCGCATCGCCCTCACCAAGCTCATGAGCGACGGGCGCATACACCCGGCGCGTATTGAGGAGATGGTGGAGAGGGCGTGGCGGGAGGTGGATGCCGCCATCAGGGAGGCAGGCGAGCAGGCGGCCATAGAGGCCAATTGCCCAGGCCTTCATCCCGAGATCATTAAGCTCCTAGGGCGCCTCAAGTACCGCTACTCCTACGGCCAGAACCAGCTCAAACACGCCGTGGAGACGGCCCACCTGGCCGCTCTCATCGCCCACGAGCTGGGGGCCGATGTTCAGGTGGCCCGCCTGGGAGGCCTCCTGCACGACATCGGCAAGGCCGTGGACCACGAGATGGAGGGGACCCACGCCCGCATCGGGGCGGATATGGCCCGCAAGTATGGGCTGCCCGAGGCGGTGGTCCACTGCATCGAGGCCCACCACGAGGAGGTGGAGCCCAGCACTGTGGAGGCCGTCATCACCATCGTGGCCGATGCCCTCAGCGGCGGCCGGCCCGGCGCTCGTCGCGAGTCCCTGGAGCAATATCTGCGACGTCTGGAGGCCCTGGAGGCCCTGGCCTATTCCCTGCCGGGGGTGGAGAAGGCCTACGCCATCCAGGCCGGGCGTGAGATCCGGGTCATCGTCAAGCCCGAGGAGATAGACGACCTAGGAGCTTTCCGTCTGGCCCGCGACCTCAGCCGCAAGATACAGGAGACGCTGCAGTACCCGGGCCAGATCAAGGTGACGGTCATCCGTGAGAAGAGGGTAGTGGAGTACGCCCGCTAG